A window of Pecten maximus chromosome 12, xPecMax1.1, whole genome shotgun sequence genomic DNA:
aatattacatatttaaacgtcgcctgtctctaaaacgttaatgaacacgtaacatttacactaaCTTATATAATTAGACCTAGGAAACCTACTGGAAACCTACGACTTCGTAAGagattagatttgttatcgaaaagatgAACGCTGGTCTAGCTGATTGACCCACTTCCATCACAAAGGTTGAGCGATGTCGTAAAACGACACGGAAAAATCgtcaaaaacaaacattttatcggtacacaaacggtgtctcaatactaataattacatatctaactagatttgatcaagatcaaaacacgggatttccaacaagaaaatgatcgcagacatgttctcattctgacgaacgcttttgtacgttttacctacgatttctcttcgttttctcttcgcttcccttctttaaccaatctttaaaataacgttATCTTTCACATGCAATGAAAATAAACCgttttaaaacaatttgaatttttcgattttgtatcatttgtcCTCCATGGgtcgtgtatctcgtaccttgtatcctgtttactgtactgtgaatcgtgtatctcgtaccttgtatcgtgtttactgaacagtgaatcgtgtatctcgtaccttgtatcgtgtttactgaacagtgaatcgtgtatctcgtaccttgtatcgtgtttactgtattgCGAATCCCGTTCCATGTATCATGTATCCCGTATTGTATTATGTATCCAGTAACATGTATCGTCTATCCCGTACCGTGTATCCTGTAGTGTGTATACCGTACATTACCTtatatcgtgtttactgaacagtgaattgTGCATCTTctaccttgtatcgtgttaactgtactgtgaattgtgtatctcgtaccttgtatcgtgtaaactgtacctgtatctcgtaccttgtatcgtgtttacagGTACTGttaatcgtgtatcccgtaccttgtatcgtgtttcctgtactgtgaatcgtgtatcttGTACCTTGCTtcgtgtttactgtattgtGAATCCCGTTCCATGTATCATGCATCCCGTTTTGTATTATGTATCCAGTAACATGTATCGTCTATCCCGTACCGTGTATCCTGTAGtgtgtataccatacagtgtaccttatatcgtgtttactgaacggtgaattgtgtatctcgtaccttgtattgtGATTGTGTTTGTCATAACGTGTATCGTTTTTACTGAACCGTATATCGTGTATCCTGTACAACGTATCGTGAATCCGGTaacgtgtattgtgtatactgtaccgtgtatctcgtaccaagtACCGTGTATCTCGTATCAAGTATCGTGTATAACGTACAGTGTATCATGTATCTAGTACCATGTAGCATGCATACCGTACCGTGTATCTGGTACCAAGTACCTTGTATCTCGTACCAAGTACTGTGTATACCGTTCCGTGTTTCGTGTGAACTGTACCGTATATAGTGTAGCCCACACCATGTAACGTGTTTACTGTATCGTATGTCGTGTATCCGGTAAAAATATTGTGAATCCTGTACCGTGTTTCGTGTATACCATGCCGTCATCTTCGGgttttttaagttttttgattttttttgtttattgattttgtttttttgatgatttgaccttgaaacgtTGCAAATATCTTCATAGGAGCATTTTCTTCTTTAGAGGAtcaaaataaacagattttaaaagaatttgaaatttttgattttttgttatttgacctcggtgaccttgaacgaaggtcaagaTCAATGAAAAGTAAAAGAATTTGTAGGCATTCGTACATGCTATCACTGAGCCAAATATcatatctgtgtatgtaaagataTTGGAGCAGAGGgtaattaaatgcattttttggacaaatttgaattttggcgggaaaacgaacatttttcaaagtgacATTTCTACGCCATTTTTTATCGCACGAACATAAAACTTGCACAGTTCGTcttaattaatcatgcacttTAAAATGAACTTAAAAAATTAActcaaatttgtttttgaatttttgaccttgatttgacctcatacttagaccttgaccttgacatatcgTCTGATAACATGTTACGGAGAAAAGTTAGCCCTGACCATAACCTACAAGATGAACCGATTGTGAAAGGAAAAAAGAAACTAACAAGGAGATACagttaaaagatttttttaaattttagtttttgggactatttgaccttgaatgaaggtcaagttcaATGAAAAGTAATTAGTTTTGTAGCCACTcgtatatattattgttgtacCTAAAATCAAGTCTGTAGGTGTATAGATGACGGAGAAGAAGCATTTTAAGTGCATTTTTGcctgatttttgaattttggcgggaacaactttgaaattttcaaagtgccatatctccgtcattttttatcCGATTATTAAAAGATTCACACACTCCGTCTCAGTGGTTCATGCTCATTCAAGCgagatgaaaaaaatgtttagatTCAGACATTTTTTTCCGACATTTTGTTTACCCCATAGCGAGGTCGTGACCTTGACATAagggatttccatccgaaatggaaatccctaataagCACAATGCCTAGGATTTAAccgttttgataaaatcataatatgaagttaccagtcggtggttgttggggagcgccccgtgattatatatttatgtttagattttacTGCCCCCTGGTGTTAGAATAGTTTGAAAAATTGCATCAAGGGtttttttgggacataattctgaaacacttacattgttgttgtgaaacaaaatatacttaaataaccAAATAGGAAAAGAGGAAAATGCGATATTAAACcactaaatttgaaaaccataaaactatcaagcagaaactgaaaaaatgacatattaaatcaaagtttttggtcacaaaatagaaatagccgactaatatctaaaattgttaagcacaattttacttagtttatagcaTCAGTCTTCAGCAATaggaatataaaacaaagaaacacaaactatctactgctgaataaaagaaatttaatatcaacacttatcacgatgtaaaaataaagaaatgaaaaaataaaagataaaggaacaataatcaaaacaataagttaaatggttaaacaaacaagaaaagttaaacatataagtatgtcccttttaaccctccatagTTGGTAAGATGTTAAGTGTGACAACTATTGATGAGCTATCCTGTGTGGGCAGCTATATGCATCGTAAGAAGTCCTGTGTGGGcagattttgattttatgtCCTTTGTTGGCAACCATATTTCCATATGTCCTGTGTGGGCGgatgtatctgtatacagacCTTTGTGGGCAACCATATTTCCATATGTCCTGTGTGGGCGGAtgtaactgtatacagacctgtgTGGGCAACTATATCTGCATATGTCCTGTGTGGGCAACCGTATTGCAATATGTCCTGTGTGGGCAACGTATTGTCATGTATCCTGTGTGGGCAACTCTATTCCCATATGACCTGTGTGGGCatattatatctacatttaGTCCTGTGTGGGCAACGTTGAGCAGTCCTTTGTGGACAGATACATAAACCTGACTTGACAGCCTTTGTCTGGAGTGTACCAATTTTCTATGTGGACACTTATAGACGTTACGTCAGCCGTCATTGGAAGATTGCCGGATATAGACTCTGTTTAATATATCTGTGGATTGCAGACCACCTGATTCAGAGTGTATGCATGTGTATGTCAGTTGTGAGAAAGTTGTGTATATTGCTATTATTGCATATGTGactgttaaatatgtacattattgtaataaacccatgtatatagtgtatatggGGTATTTGTTCCATTCTTTACATCAGCGCTGCTAGTCGTGCTCGTCCAGGTTACAGCGGCAATAGTTTTACATCATTAGATTCCATTTTGTAATGGTGTGCGTTATTGGGGAACAATGCCTGTAGTTTGTTACAAAGTACTACGTACAATGTTGTTCTATTCTGCCGGCATGTTCGCGGATGTGGTTTGATTATGTTAACTGCCgtttttatttgtcattataaatatggtatataatgtatataatgtatataatgatagcGGGTACATGTTAATTGTCACGATTTCTTTACCTTTCTCGTGTAGACagtaatacatatgtaaatgtacaatgtacatgtcgCCAGGGGTTACCAGCAAAACACTGACAAGTTTAAATACCAAATACCCGTCTGGTGAACGTGTGTGTTTAGCCGGATTTGTAATAACGTAGGGGAACACAAAATGGCTTATATCTTCCTACTGACACTGTTTGCTCTGATTGGaggtaagataaatatatatctgattagttttctctctttttgctaaaaacaaaaacacttaaTATCGAAAACATTTTGGAATTTTACAGATACGTCCTATATTATACACCCCCACCTCAATCAAATCTTTCATACCTGTATTGCTTAAGTTTAAGTATATTcttgatttaaatatacaatttattttatgCTTTTCGATAATCATGCCAATTTAAATTTACCTAgcaaaatgtatttgtttatttacttattcaactatatatttatttatttgaaatattccaTCAACGAAATGTTCCAATGTCATGTAACTTTAGACTAAGGACATTTCAAAAAGTTTTCATACGTGAAGTTcacgtatacatatatatcaattagCACATCATTAAATCGTCGGTGTACCACAGGTTTGACAAAAAGGGTCATGTTGTGTCATAGATATACAAGGTTGTTTAATACTCCATAACTTCATTAGAATTGTAAAGCAAAATATAACGCAAGTCAGGTTTTGGGTGACATGTGCTTACTTTACTGTGCCATATGAAAGTTTTGGTATAATATGCATTTTTCCTCTATACAAGCGGGGAGAGTCATTGGTTCTATATTCTGAGACAAACCTAGTTCATAAAAATTGATACGTATTCCTCTGTGTAATTATGTAGGACACGTCTAACATTGAcggtataccagtacagtaaaTACTGACAGGATCCggtgtacattttatacatattacatatacagtacatataatATCCAGCACATATACGAATCATACCTACGTTTACAGGTTCTGCCCCTAAAACGAAGTCCTTGAATGTCTATTTCTTACTTTATcatttaacattataatagtCCTATAACTAAAATAGAGTGTCAATTAAGGTTAAGTATACTGAAATGAAAGCGGTTACTCAAGTATGAATATTAGAACTTTAAAGCAAAACTTGCCCCATGTATTGCGAAATTCCCGTCgttgaattttaaaatctttgTGTATATAATGGAAATCAGGGACCTTTGATAAAGTCACGGCCCTTAGACAATTTAAAAGTATATTTAAAGTCCACGATTACTCGAGCTCTTCTTCCTACCTGGGCAATgaatatacaaacacaggtcagtgtaaagaaaaaaagttaaCAAACGTGTATCGATATCACTACATgatgtatattatcatatgtaCGAGTGTGTATTTTATACTTATGTGACCGGATAAACACAAATACTCATTATAGCCCATAATACTTTAGAAAATCATTGATTATTTACTTTAAAGACTCATTTTTGAATTAAGTGCATTTCATATGAAGCTCTCGTACCGTAATACAAGCTTGTACATTATATGTTAACTAATATATTTGAACAGAGATCaacttacatgtatttgtaattaCATTTAGTATGCAGTGTGCTCTGTTAGTTTTATgctattttcatatatattaacTTTGTACGTTTTCCAGATTTGTATAGATAATTAAGTTATTGTAGAATTGTTGTAATATTCTTTAAAAGCTGTATCTGTTTCATGTAAAGTTAGaagttttgtttatgttttattttacttagaatagctatacatatattatattggatttttaatatttgttattatataacactataaacaTGTAGATCAGTTACTGCAGAACTATTGTAATATTCTTGTAAAGTTGTATCTGTTTCAGATTTAATTAGTACAGGTTTTCTTCAAATGCTTATACATATATAGCCTTTTCTCAGATTTGTTTAGATTATTATGTAACTACTTTATAGATCAGTTCTTGTAGAACAATTGTAATATTCGTGTGCGTATCTGTTAAGTTTAGTTAATAGAAATCATTTCTGTTTATCATACACAGAATGGCGAACACACAGGTCAACGCTAAGTTGATCATCGACAGATATTGGCATCATTAATAGTAATATCCATAATTTGCGCTTTGAATTTAgaatttatttatgtttatctatatattttattctgatattgtcattattgattataaaataaCTAGTTAGCCATAGTGCTTTCGAAATAcgtatatttattgatatataattgtcatttcACTATTACTAGTAAAATaatctatatactgtaatagtactttgaatttagaaaactatatctgattcatatacctgagttgaccctattttttttttacccgaGTTGGTATTCCACATTGAAACAGACTAAAACTTTacttcaaagaacttcctacataaacaccttcctttgtcttttcCAGAGTGGTTGTTCGGGGAATGAGTCGGTACACCGATACTTTACTTATTGATAATACGGTGCATTTTAAACCCCTAATactatgtaaaaaaaaatattctaaaaattGATAAGCATACCATTCTTACTTTAATATTCATAGAGTCATGTAATACgttctatatatttttcttcgtatatacatgtatattcttgAATTTCCCCTACTAGATCATTATTATGATACGGGATTTGTATGTAGTCTATAAGggtattaaatatatttcagaatCATTGAGCGAACTGTGTATCGCGTCGTCCTACTACAGCAGTTATGTCTACTACACCTACTGTAGTTCGGGATGTTGTGGAGGAAGCTTCTACAGCCAATACTGCTGTAGCTCACTAGAGTAAGTATAGCGTTTGAGGCGACAAAAAGTAACCCCAACTGTAGCCCCGCCGGCTCCACTTTGGAGAATTTCTTTCGAATCATCTTTAGTGACCATATTGGATCTGCCCTGAATGCTAGGATTGATACTTTGTCTCATATTTTTTTCCTGTCCACtcttttttctgtttgtttaaaaaaattgagGTTTGATACTAGACTGTGACGTACCTAATCACAGTAACATATAGGGACATATAATGCATGACattattttaaagattaaaaCATGAATATCAACGTAAATTTAGTTACAAAAACCACATATGTTTAAACTAGTTCCATCATATTATTGACGTACCAATTTGCTATCAATCATGAAGTGTTTAACAGTGAAAGGTTGTTATCGGGTTGAAACTCTCCCTTTTAACATGTATGAAAGTCGTTTACCTCCGAATGATTTGGCGTCTCTTCTTTCAACTTAAACTGCCATCTCACTGAAATATCGTAACTTAGGCGCCATAACAAGTCCCATAATGTCGTAAAGTTATAACTTAGACGCTATAACAAGTCCCATAATGTCGTAAAGTTATAACTTAGGCGCTATAACAAGTCCCATAATGTCGTAAAGTTATAACTTAGACGCTATAACAAGTCCCATAATGTCGTAAAGTTATAACTTAGACGCCATAACAAGTCCCATCATGTCGTAAAGGTATAACTTAGACGCCATAACAAGTCCCATAATGTCGTAAAGTTATAACTTAGGCGCCATAACAAGTCCCATCATGTCGTAAAGGTATAACTTAGACGCCATTACAAGTCCCATAATGTCGTAAAGTTATAACTTAGACGCCATTACAAGTCCCATAATGTCGTAAAGTTATAACTTAGACGCCATAACAAGTCCCATAATGTCGTAAAGTTATAACTTAGACGCCATAACAAGTCCCATAATGTCGTAAAGTTATAACTTAGACGCCATAACAAGTCCCATAATGTCGTAAAGTTATAACTTAGACGCCATAACAAGTCCCATCATGTCGTAAAGGTATAACTTAGACGCCATAACAAGTCCCATAATGTCGTAAAGTTATAACTTAGGCGCCATAACAAGTCCCATAATGTCGTAAAGTTATAACTTAGACGCCATAACAAGTCCCATAATGTCGTAAAGTTATAACTTAGACGCTATAACAAGTCCCATAATGTCGTAAAGTTATAACTTAGACGCCATAACAAGTCCCATAATGTCGTAAAGTTATAACTAAGACGCTATAACAAGTCCCATAATGTCGTAAAGTTATAACTTAGACGCCATGACAAGTCCCATAATGTCGTAAAGTTATAACTTAGACGCTATAACAAGTCCCATAATGTCGTAAAGTTATAACTTAGACGCCATAACAAGTCCCATAATGTCGTAAAGTTATAACTTAGACGCTATAACAAGTCCCATAATGTCGTAAAGTTATAACTTAGACGCTATAACAAGTCCCATAATGTCGTAAAGTTATAACTTAGACGCTATAACAAGTCCCATATGTCGTAAAGTTATAACTTAGACGCTATAACAAGTCCCATAATGTCGTAAGGTTATACTTAGACGCTATAACAAGTCCCATAATGTCGTAAAGTATAACTTAGACGCATAACAAGTCCCATAATGTCGTAAAGTTATAACTTAGACGCCATAACAAGTCCCATAATGTCGTAAAGTTATAACTTAGACGCCCATAACAAGTCCCATAATGTCGTAAAGTTATAACTTAGACGCCATAACAAGTCCCATAATGTCGTAAAGTTATAACTCAGACGCTATAACAAGTCCCATAATGTCGTAAAGTTATAACTTAGACGCTATAACAAGTCCCATAATGTCGTAAAGTTATAACTTAGACGCCATAACAAGTCCCATAATGTCGTAAAGGTATAACTTAGACGCCATAACAAGTCCCATAATGTCGTAAAGGTATAACTTAGACGCCATAACAAGTCCCATAATGTCGTAAAGTTGTAACTTAGACGCTATAACAAGTCCCATAATGTCGTAAAGTTATAACTTAGACGCTATAACAAGTCCCATAATGTCGTAAAGTAGTAACTTAGACGCTATAACAAGTCCCATAATGTCGTCCTCTTAAATTGTAATTTAGACGCTATAACAAGTCCCATAATGTCGTAAAGTTATAACTTAGACGCCATAACAAGTCCCATAATGTCGTAAAGGTATAACTTAGACGCTATAACAAGTCCCATATAATGTCGTAAAGTTATAACTTAGGCGCTATAACAAGTCCCATAATGTCGTAAAGTTATAACTTAGACGCTATAACAAGTCCCATAATGTCGTAAAGTTATAACTTAGACGCCATTACAAGTCCCATAATGTCGTAAAGTTGTAACTTAGACGCCATTACAAGTCCCATAATGTCGTAAAGGTATAACTTAGACGCTATAACAAGTCCCATATAATGTCGTAAAGTTATAACTTAGGCGCTATAACAAGTCCCATAATGTCGTAAAGTTATAACTTAGGCGCTATAACAAGTCCCATAATGTCGTAAAGTTGTAACTTAGACGCTATAACAAGTCCCATAATGTCGTAAAGTTATAACTTAGACGCCATAACAAGTCCCATAATGTCGTAAAGTTGTAACTTAGACGCTATAACAAGTCCCATAATGTCGTAAAGTTGTAATTTAGACGCTATAACAAGTCCCATAATGTCGTAAAGTTATAACTTAGACGCCATAACAAGTCCCATAATGTCGTAAAGGTATAACTTAGACGCTATAACAAGTACCATATAATGTCGTAAAGTTATAACTTAGGCGCTATAACAAGTCCCATAATGTCGTAAAGTTATAACTTAGACGCCATAACAAGTCCCATAATGTCGTAAAGTTGTAACTTAGACGCTATAACAAGTCCCATAATGTCGTAAAGTTATAACTTAGACGCCATAACAAGTCCCATAATATCGTAAAGTTGTAACTTAGACGCCATTACAAGTCCCATAATGTCGTAAAGTTGTAACTTAGACGCTATAACAAGTCCCATAATGTCGTAAAGTTATAACTTAGACGCCATTACAAGTCCCATAATGTCGTAAAGTTGTAACTTAGACGCTATAACAAGTCCCATAATGTCGTAAAGTTATAACTTAGGCGCCATAACAAGTCCCATCATGTCGTAAAGTTATAACTTAGGCGCCATAACAAGTCCCATCATGTCGTAAAGTTGTAACTTAGACGCTATAACAAGTCCCATAATTTCGTAAAATTATATATAGTCGGTCCTTATCACGTACAAATGTAACCAAACCCGGACACACTGCATCCTCAgaaaacacacacttaccacaTGTATTCATATCTCACCCAATAAAAGATTTGCTTAAAAGTACATACCTGTTATCATGTTAAACAAACATAggtataataaaaacaaacaaacccctCCGGACTACAACTAAATGTCAAATGATTTATGCCTTTTTTGTGAGATGGTAACTCCCCTTACAAACACAATTCTATTAGAATTATGTAGCCCAGTATGGTAATATTTTGAAACATGCACGGTAATTTAATTTTCGGTAAGTAATGCTAATATATGCTTAATTAATTGTGACTTTTATTGTCTATACATGTAGGTAACGACATGCATTCATTAGAATAATACAATGCTAAATGTCAATGCATTTTAAATACTTAGTATACATGTTAAATTAAATGTGCCTACAttacttatatttttattatagaGTTGGGGCCATAGCAGGTATCGTCATTGGTTGCATTTTCGCCCTCGCCATTATCATCGTCATCGTGATATGTGTTTGCGCCCAGTTCAATAAGAAAAAGACAGGCGTGATTATCAGCAACAACACACAGCAACAGCGTAATGTGGCAGTCGGTACGTACAGCACGTGCATGCTTTCACACGCGCGACTTTGTCactttgtataaatatataacaaatagaCACATATTCTGAATTTGATATACCTCGGGGCTGGTCTTTTACAAATGATTTTAGACAGGCCAGATTAGGTATATAGGCCTTGAATAGAGGTTTTGTGAATAGTTTGTTTTAAGTTTTACTCACGTTCTTCACAATGTTATCACACTGGGATTGGTGACCTTGCCGTTGTACCATCATAGCCCACTTGGAAAATTCATAGTGCTGACAACCCACTTATCAATTCTAACCGCCAGCTCATTTTTGTAACTTTGTATCGATCAGTTGGCAGAACTCATAACATTTCTTGTCCTGCCTGACGCTCAACATTTAGATCAAAAACAAACTATTAGTATAGTAAGAAACATATACCGACGACTCAATGGATGGCTAATCCGACGGGAGTCAAGACGAAAACAATTCGGACATGATCTTAAACTAGTCGCCAGTTGAAATCATATATTCCTTTCCAATTCGTTTCCTTTTCTCATGATATCATTTAGAGATACTTCCTAATTCGATGTGATTTCAGACTTGTCTGATGCTTGGTGATATTCCTAATGGTTTCATGTTCCCGTATAAACTCTCATTTGAAAATGtgacccggatttgacctacaGTTGTATACACCAGACGCTTATTCTACTTGTTTTAATTATGATATCGTtgtaatgtcggtattctttttcagggggggggggggtctgcaTTATTCTTTACATCCAGAACTGACTGCATCAGAGCCTTcgattttgataatatttaattaCTATATGTTACGAATAATTCAACAGCAGGTTGTCGTCGCTTTTTCGAGAACATTTCACCAAAAACTCGCCTATCACTACATCAATTGTCAATCTTTGTTCTGtccaataaaaataaataaaaatcgtCATGAAAACTAAAACATCCTCAAAGCAATTAGTTTCAAGCAATATTAATTTCCTATAGGGGTCGGTAtaacgttttttgtttttgttgttttctcaCTTTCGAGATAGATAATTGGTTCCTTGCTTTGTATTATTAAAAAGCTATAATTACGGAAAGGTAATTATGACCCCCGTCCCCTCCCTTTGATTGGTTGGTTAGAATAACAAATATATGGAGATCCTGTCGtatgatacatcagtataataTGTGAGATACTATTTCAATCATTTACTGCAGACTGCTTCGTTCTCTCTTACGCACATCAGGTACAtatcatatagtatatagttCTCTATTATACAATGGTTTGTTTGTCTCTTATTATTGCCTTTATTGTGATAACGGCGAAGGAATGTGATCTTATTGTTGAACAAGCTTTTTAGGTATAATGACTTCTGTTGGGGCCACTAGCTAGTACCGTATATGTTGTTTATCAAACCATAAAACGTCAATGATGATTTCTGTtgatatagtttttttttatttacagttGCGACCTATAACCAACAAGGTGTTTACCATCAACCTCCTCCGTCATATCCAACACCAAACCAGCTTTACATGACACCAGCGGCCTACCCTCCGGGAGGTGTTAACCAGCCGGGACCAAGTGATCCCGCATACCCCCCACCAAACACAGCGCCTCCCCCTTAGATAGGGACGCCGCAGAAGAATTAAAGTATGATTTCGCTTCAGTCCAGTCGACAGTGTGACACACAAAATGACCCCCTTACTTGATGTATCACCCCTGTCAACATAACTCAAGTTTATATGCAACACAATGATGTCAGATATGATTTATATACGACCTATTTACTGTCACGCTACATATAGAACAAGTTCATCCTGATTTCGTCGATGTATCACACCAGTTTCTCGACAATGGGTCATGTGGTGACTGATATTCTGTCTTGATAGGTCATTTCTGTCAGCAATGTGCCATCAGAACGAAAAGTAGTACCATTCACATGCATAATGTTTTAGACTGATTGAGACTGATTTACAGTATTCATTCAGTTTCGTTAGAACACTGACATTTACAGTAGGAATACCTTCCTTGTTCAAACGTTATTTATATCTTATTGATGTGCTCCTTTTGGATTTAACACATGTTTAGCCCCTGGTAACATTGACGACTCCTAGttggacgaaacagctgtatgatacagttttatATTCCGACCATTTTTGTATCCATTCCTTGACTCATATCTAAGTGTGATAT
This region includes:
- the LOC117339800 gene encoding cysteine and tyrosine-rich protein 1-like; the encoded protein is MAYIFLLTLFALIGESLSELCIASSYYSSYVYYTYCSSGCCGGSFYSQYCCSSLEVGAIAGIVIGCIFALAIIIVIVICVCAQFNKKKTGVIISNNTQQQRNVAVVATYNQQGVYHQPPPSYPTPNQLYMTPAAYPPGGVNQPGPSDPAYPPPNTAPPP